The sequence below is a genomic window from Aureispira sp. CCB-E.
GGTAAGCAGATGATGGGCAAAAAAGATGGCATAAAAGGCGCACCATTTGATTTTTTTGTACACTCGATTGGAACCGAAATGACTTATCAAGAGAATATTGGTAAGATTTCAAAAGAGTACATGACTTATTTAGATGGTTATTGTCAAGGAGTAAATGCTTATGCCAAAGCAAATCCCGACAAAATATTGCTCAAGAAAGCTTTTCCCATTGAACCCAAAGATATTTTAAAAGCTTATTTGGTGGGGTTTTCGGCATTGTCTGGAGCAGTTGACAAAGTAACCCATATTATGGAGGGGGATTATGATAAAGAACCAGTATCCAAACCTGCGGGATCAAATGCTTATGCTTTTGCACCTCACAAAACAACGAATGGTAATACTTTTTTGTGTATCAATCCTCATTTTAAAATAGAAGGTGCTTTTTCTTTTTATGATGCCCATTTGCACAGTGAAGAAGGTTTGAATATAACAGGAGCCTTGTTCCAAGGAGGCACTTGTGTTTTTATGGGAAACAATGAGCATTTGGGATGGGGGAAAACTTTTAACCACATTGATCAAGTTGATGTTTTTGAGTTGGAAATGCACCCTCGAAAAAAGCTATATTACAAATACGATGAGGAATATATAAAGTTAGAAAAAAGACCTGTTTGGCTAAAAGTTAGGATAGGAAAAATAGTTATTCCTGTACGAAAGATGACCTATTGGTCGAAATTTGGACCTACCTACAAATCTCCTCAAAAAAAGTATTATGCCGTACGTTGTCCAGCCTTTTTTAATTTGAAAGCAGGAGAGCAGTACTACAGAATGAACAAAGCAACAAATTACGATGAATTCCAAGCGGCACTAAGTATGAATGCCCATTCTATGTTCAATCTTGTATATGGTGACAAGGATGGAAATATTTTGTATTTATGCAACGGTATGTTGCCGAAAAGAAACCCTGATTATGACTTTACACAGATACTAAAAGGAGATTCAAAAGAGAAGTTATGGACAGAGTATTACACCCAAAAAGAACTTCCTAGGGTAGAAAATCCTAATTGTGGCTATGTTTTTAATGCGAATAACACACCAACGAATGCGACTTGTGTGATTGGGGATAATTGTAGTAAGGAAGTTCTGAAATATGCCGATATGCGTTCTGGTGATAACAATCGCTCCACTCGTTTTATGGAGATGATGAACCAAGATAAAACATACACGTTTGAAGAGTTTAAAGCCTTGAAGTTTGATACTAAAATGACGCCGAATTCTAAATTTTGGGAAAGCTTATCAGGCTTGTTTGCCATCAATTCAGAAGAATATCCTCCTTTT
It includes:
- a CDS encoding penicillin acylase family protein, with product MQYYTTLILAILLSSYAPFLYAQNDVIDPNDITIVRDKWGTPHIFAKTDAAVAYGLAWANAEDAFETMQELLIIGKQMMGKKDGIKGAPFDFFVHSIGTEMTYQENIGKISKEYMTYLDGYCQGVNAYAKANPDKILLKKAFPIEPKDILKAYLVGFSALSGAVDKVTHIMEGDYDKEPVSKPAGSNAYAFAPHKTTNGNTFLCINPHFKIEGAFSFYDAHLHSEEGLNITGALFQGGTCVFMGNNEHLGWGKTFNHIDQVDVFELEMHPRKKLYYKYDEEYIKLEKRPVWLKVRIGKIVIPVRKMTYWSKFGPTYKSPQKKYYAVRCPAFFNLKAGEQYYRMNKATNYDEFQAALSMNAHSMFNLVYGDKDGNILYLCNGMLPKRNPDYDFTQILKGDSKEKLWTEYYTQKELPRVENPNCGYVFNANNTPTNATCVIGDNCSKEVLKYADMRSGDNNRSTRFMEMMNQDKTYTFEEFKALKFDTKMTPNSKFWESLSGLFAINSEEYPPFEEAINLLQNWDGDASAENTTAPLFLLTIQYVFDKMGYTDVPFTTGIPDTIPAQLYIEAIENASKDLLQQHGRLKVPLKDILFHRRNGKLYPASGFPDVLSPIYTVREEDGKQVAEYADTYIHFVEFDKKGPVQIQTLLPFEVTKASEQYEDELEMFNERELKTMSLNKKEVLEKAVKTYHPVP